One genomic segment of Desulfonatronum thioautotrophicum includes these proteins:
- a CDS encoding Y-family DNA polymerase, producing the protein MPPSTLFALLDCNNFYASCERAFNPKLRGRPIVVLSNNDGCVIARSNEAKALDIPMGAPAFKFQPLFRKHGVHVFSSNFALYGDMSRRVMETASRFTPDLEVYSIDEAFLRLDRMHNHPQDLARNIRSTILQWTGIPVSIGIGSTKTLAKIANRVAKKQPEYGGTFSLVDCPDHDRIMAGIAIEDVWGIGRQYSKKLREFGIGNALQFSKLEKDWVKQRMTVNGMHTLLELQGIPCIPLDQTVATPKSIVCSRTFAKAVMDKVQLEQIVCGYAARVGERLRGRRCVAGQLQVFLLTDRFRLDRPQYSNAATISLAVPSNHTPDLIRAAQRVLKQIFRSGYEYRKAGVMLFGIEKEQCRRLNLFEPSPENRARNKALMDTMDRINTRWGAMTMRVASEGTDKRWVMRQAHLSPRYTTDWKDLPRAWIVKES; encoded by the coding sequence GTGCCTCCCTCGACCCTCTTCGCCCTGCTGGACTGCAACAATTTCTACGCATCCTGCGAACGGGCCTTCAACCCCAAGCTGCGGGGCAGGCCCATTGTGGTTCTGTCCAACAACGACGGCTGCGTTATTGCCCGCTCCAACGAAGCCAAGGCCCTGGACATCCCCATGGGCGCGCCGGCATTCAAATTCCAGCCACTATTCAGAAAGCATGGCGTCCACGTTTTTTCCTCCAACTTCGCCCTGTATGGCGACATGTCCCGCCGTGTGATGGAGACGGCCTCGCGCTTCACCCCGGATCTGGAAGTCTACTCCATCGATGAAGCGTTTCTGCGTCTGGATCGAATGCATAACCATCCCCAGGACTTGGCCCGGAACATCAGATCCACGATTCTCCAATGGACCGGGATACCCGTTTCCATCGGCATAGGCTCGACCAAAACCCTGGCCAAGATCGCCAACCGGGTGGCCAAAAAGCAACCGGAGTACGGCGGAACTTTCAGTCTTGTGGATTGCCCGGACCATGATCGGATTATGGCCGGAATCGCCATCGAGGACGTTTGGGGCATCGGGCGGCAGTACAGCAAGAAGCTGCGCGAGTTCGGGATTGGCAACGCCCTGCAATTCAGCAAGCTGGAAAAAGATTGGGTGAAGCAGCGCATGACCGTGAACGGGATGCACACCCTGTTGGAACTCCAGGGCATTCCGTGCATCCCTCTGGATCAGACCGTGGCCACGCCAAAGAGTATCGTTTGCTCGCGGACCTTCGCCAAAGCGGTCATGGACAAAGTACAGCTTGAGCAGATCGTTTGCGGCTACGCGGCCAGAGTCGGGGAGCGGCTTCGCGGCCGGAGGTGCGTGGCCGGACAGCTTCAGGTATTCTTACTCACGGACCGCTTTCGCCTGGACAGACCGCAATACAGCAACGCGGCCACCATCTCCCTGGCCGTCCCCTCAAACCACACGCCGGACCTGATCCGTGCGGCCCAGAGAGTCCTGAAGCAGATATTCCGGTCGGGCTACGAGTACCGCAAGGCCGGGGTGATGCTCTTCGGAATCGAGAAGGAGCAGTGCCGCAGGCTGAATCTGTTCGAACCGTCGCCGGAGAATAGGGCGCGGAACAAGGCCCTGATGGACACCATGGATCGGATCAACACCCGCTGGGGAGCCATGACCATGCGGGTGGCCTCTGAGGGGACCGACAAAAGATGGGTGATGCGGCAGGCGCACTTGAGCCCGAGGTACACGACGGACTGGAAGGATTTGCCGAGGGCGTGGATCGTTAAGGAATCATGA
- a CDS encoding tyrosine-type recombinase/integrase: MKLQWRDLDLERGFISIRDPKGKPTTLPLSEAALSVFKGIPRQESNCHLFLAKVSPGHLADMNRPLRKLKQAANLPTDFRICHGLRHHFASTLASKGVSLHVVQKLLNHSDPKMTMRYSHLQDEALRNGAAAMADELNGPAKVIPLDRQPQEGAA, encoded by the coding sequence ATGAAGCTACAATGGAGAGACCTGGACCTTGAGCGTGGCTTTATCTCAATCCGTGATCCCAAGGGCAAGCCTACTACCCTACCCTTGAGCGAGGCGGCCTTGAGCGTGTTCAAGGGCATTCCCAGGCAAGAGAGCAATTGTCACCTGTTCCTTGCCAAGGTCAGCCCCGGCCATTTGGCGGACATGAACCGGCCCCTTCGGAAGCTGAAGCAGGCGGCGAACCTTCCGACGGACTTCCGCATTTGCCATGGGTTGAGACATCATTTTGCTTCGACCCTGGCAAGCAAGGGTGTTTCTCTTCACGTTGTCCAAAAGTTGCTGAACCATTCCGACCCCAAGATGACCATGAGATATTCCCACCTTCAGGATGAAGCTTTACGGAACGGCGCGGCGGCAATGGCAGATGAACTGAACGGTCCGGCAAAAGTGATTCCTCTGGATCGGCAACCCCAGGAAGGGGCGGCGTAA
- a CDS encoding type II toxin-antitoxin system RelE/ParE family toxin: MALPMDTKARLDRIIGLISEHGLERIGAPYVKHLRGKLWELRAHGRTGQAQSLYATMTGRRVIILRTFTKKTAKTPEREISFALARLKELEP, encoded by the coding sequence TTGGCCCTTCCCATGGACACCAAGGCCCGGCTGGACCGGATCATTGGCTTGATCTCGGAACACGGCCTGGAGCGGATCGGAGCCCCATACGTCAAGCACCTGCGAGGCAAGCTTTGGGAACTCCGGGCGCATGGACGGACCGGGCAGGCCCAAAGCCTTTACGCAACAATGACCGGGCGACGTGTCATCATCTTGCGGACATTTACCAAGAAGACGGCCAAGACTCCCGAGCGGGAAATCTCTTTTGCCCTGGCCAGACTGAAGGAGCTTGAACCATGA
- a CDS encoding helix-turn-helix domain-containing protein, translating into MTIPYERTRRKFADDPEFIREREALEDEFTVADAMIRARIAADLTQAQLAERMGVSQPAIAKLESGKSVSLNSLKRYAQATGTKLKVEFIPRPA; encoded by the coding sequence ATGACCATTCCCTATGAACGGACTCGAAGAAAATTTGCCGATGACCCCGAGTTTATCCGGGAGCGGGAGGCCCTGGAGGATGAATTTACCGTAGCCGATGCCATGATCAGGGCGCGGATTGCGGCGGACCTCACCCAGGCCCAGCTTGCCGAACGTATGGGCGTTTCTCAACCAGCCATTGCCAAGCTGGAATCGGGAAAGTCGGTTAGCCTGAACTCACTCAAGAGATATGCCCAGGCCACCGGGACAAAATTGAAAGTGGAGTTTATCCCAAGGCCAGCATGA
- a CDS encoding DUF1156 domain-containing protein: MDDINTASAREKSIRHGHPSTLHLWWARRPLAAARGVLFAQLVNDPGGDRGWGRYPGQTKEDAQQERERLFALIRELVKWENTTNEEVLEQAREEIRKSWRETCELNKGQPGFDPDKLPAFHDPFAGGGSIPLEAQRLGLGSPQPPLHPRSNHAHPPGHRSRIPRRLRRKHPTSRAGKLWNTEFQAGGV, translated from the coding sequence CTGGATGACATCAATACCGCGTCCGCCAGGGAGAAATCCATCCGGCACGGCCATCCGTCCACGTTGCACTTGTGGTGGGCGCGGCGGCCTTTGGCGGCGGCGCGGGGCGTGCTGTTTGCCCAGTTGGTGAACGATCCGGGCGGAGATCGCGGTTGGGGCAGATATCCGGGGCAGACCAAGGAAGACGCCCAACAGGAACGGGAGCGGCTGTTCGCCCTGATCCGCGAGCTGGTCAAGTGGGAGAACACCACTAACGAGGAAGTTCTGGAGCAGGCGCGGGAAGAAATCCGAAAGTCCTGGCGGGAAACCTGCGAGCTGAACAAGGGCCAGCCCGGCTTTGACCCGGACAAGCTTCCTGCTTTTCACGACCCCTTTGCCGGTGGTGGCTCCATTCCCCTGGAAGCTCAGCGTCTGGGTCTGGGAAGTCCTCAACCTCCTCTCCACCCCCGGAGCAACCATGCGCATCCGCCTGGACATCGAAGTCGAATCCCCCGAAGGCTACGACGAAAACACCCAACGAGCCGTGCGGGAAAACTGTGGAACACTGAATTTCAAGCAGGCGGAGTTTGA
- a CDS encoding HEPN domain-containing protein — protein MDKIESARNRKVSLWLQYASDDLRVAEHALKLSSSCPYWLIAYHAQQSVEKCIKAYLVSRDRDFPYTHDIKTLLDLCDDAFSTPIQIAKYVSPYAVTTRYPGQSEPVTKSEALEAIDIAKKVQEHVTDILKTKS, from the coding sequence ATGGACAAAATAGAATCAGCTAGAAACAGGAAGGTTTCTTTATGGCTGCAATATGCAAGTGACGACTTGCGTGTTGCCGAACATGCCTTGAAGCTTTCATCAAGCTGCCCATATTGGCTGATAGCCTATCATGCGCAGCAGAGTGTCGAGAAGTGCATCAAGGCGTACCTCGTGTCCAGGGACAGAGATTTTCCATATACCCACGACATCAAGACCTTGCTCGATCTTTGCGACGACGCATTTTCCACGCCCATCCAGATTGCGAAGTACGTATCCCCTTACGCGGTAACAACTCGATATCCTGGCCAAAGCGAGCCTGTAACGAAATCCGAAGCCCTGGAAGCAATAGATATTGCCAAGAAAGTCCAAGAACATGTCACGGACATCCTGAAAACAAAATCATGA
- a CDS encoding nucleotidyltransferase domain-containing protein — translation MQNGISKNRIGEIVDTLTARHQIERVILFGSQSRGDANRDSDLDLFLIMNFEGNRRKLMVEMRDLFANIRHGIDILIAKPDEYEEDKLIPGTLARQVFLEGRVVYDGQNRIS, via the coding sequence ATGCAAAACGGGATTTCAAAGAACAGAATTGGTGAGATCGTCGACACACTGACCGCGAGGCATCAGATTGAAAGGGTGATCCTTTTCGGCTCGCAATCCCGTGGGGACGCGAACAGGGACAGTGACCTCGACCTGTTTTTGATCATGAATTTTGAGGGAAACAGAAGGAAACTCATGGTTGAAATGCGTGACCTGTTTGCAAATATCCGGCATGGCATCGATATTTTGATTGCAAAACCGGATGAGTATGAGGAAGACAAGCTGATTCCGGGAACACTGGCGCGTCAGGTTTTTCTGGAAGGTCGAGTTGTGTACGATGGACAAAATAGAATCAGCTAG
- a CDS encoding protein NO VEIN domain-containing protein, with product MFNLNGSRRKLIIFTEHRDTLNYLKDRISALLGDLRAVAVIHGGVGRDERRKIQEAFRFDQDTLILVATGAAGEGVNLQNANLMVNYDLPWNPNRLEQRFGRIHRIGQSEVCHLWNMVAMETREGDVFVRLFDKLEVDRQTLVHASAALVPEHSNEVQDRRHRHVDKVLQAVHERLAREIDYWQDRYFHLQDAMEAGKQPRMQPEKARRNVEDMRARLEQRTRELQAQRNVISSPPVVVGGALTIPAGLLAQRRGEDTALFSADAASRARIEQIAMRTVMDREVAEGWLPRDVSAEKCGWDVTSTKDGHTVRHIEVKGRAKGATTITVTRNEIMYALNQEDKFRLAIVFVDESGNPDGPHYVAKPFTVEPDWCMTSSNCNLEELLTKAEAF from the coding sequence ATGTTCAATCTCAACGGCTCCCGGCGCAAGCTGATCATCTTCACCGAGCACCGGGACACCTTGAACTACCTCAAGGACCGCATCTCCGCCCTGCTGGGGGACTTGCGCGCCGTGGCGGTCATCCACGGCGGCGTGGGCCGGGATGAGCGGCGCAAGATTCAGGAGGCCTTTCGGTTTGACCAGGACACGCTGATCCTCGTGGCCACGGGCGCGGCAGGCGAAGGCGTGAACCTGCAAAACGCCAACCTGATGGTCAACTACGATCTGCCCTGGAACCCCAACCGGTTGGAACAGCGCTTTGGCCGGATTCACCGCATCGGCCAGTCCGAAGTCTGCCACCTCTGGAACATGGTGGCCATGGAGACCCGCGAGGGTGATGTTTTTGTCCGGCTCTTCGACAAGCTGGAGGTCGATCGTCAGACCCTGGTCCATGCCTCGGCGGCACTGGTGCCTGAGCATTCCAACGAGGTCCAGGATCGGCGGCACCGCCATGTAGACAAGGTGCTCCAGGCTGTGCATGAACGGCTGGCCAGGGAGATCGACTACTGGCAGGACCGCTATTTCCATCTTCAGGATGCCATGGAAGCCGGGAAGCAACCCCGGATGCAGCCGGAAAAGGCCCGGCGCAACGTCGAGGACATGCGGGCCAGACTGGAGCAGCGCACGCGGGAACTCCAGGCCCAACGCAACGTCATTTCCAGCCCACCGGTGGTGGTCGGCGGCGCGTTGACCATCCCCGCCGGTCTGCTGGCCCAGCGCAGAGGCGAGGATACCGCTCTCTTCAGCGCGGATGCCGCATCCAGGGCCAGAATCGAACAGATCGCCATGCGGACCGTAATGGACCGGGAAGTTGCCGAGGGCTGGCTACCCAGGGATGTTTCCGCCGAGAAATGCGGTTGGGACGTTACATCCACCAAGGATGGGCATACCGTGCGGCATATCGAGGTCAAGGGCCGGGCCAAGGGAGCGACCACCATCACCGTGACCCGCAACGAAATCATGTACGCCCTGAACCAGGAAGACAAATTCCGCTTGGCCATCGTCTTCGTGGACGAATCCGGCAACCCCGACGGCCCCCACTATGTCGCCAAACCGTTTACCGTCGAACCGGACTGGTGCATGACCAGCAGCAACTGCAACCTGGAGGAATTGCTGACCAAAGCGGAAGCATTTTAG